The genomic region TTTCTCCTTTTCTCTTTGTTTTCTAATACTAACTCCTGAAACTTTTCTTCCATTTCTTTCGTTAGACTGTGCTTTGGCCTTGCGCCAACATGATATCTAGGTGCCTCTACAATGGTTTGAATCAGTTC from Bacillaceae bacterium S4-13-56 harbors:
- a CDS encoding IS21 family transposase: ELIQTIVEAPRYHVGARPKHSLTKEMEEKFQELVLENKEKRRNGLRKQQKKPKEAYIKGSFLPGDICEFDWGEVKITINGKR